One window of the Daphnia pulex isolate KAP4 chromosome 8, ASM2113471v1 genome contains the following:
- the LOC124199612 gene encoding transcription factor 12-like isoform X25, which translates to MAANSDDDGNGPLHLYEVFQNCFNKITSNNLSKPDKPNFPPAYAGMDNRMAYGPPAAYASGTAGPMDGYGNETPYFPFGHPSRQAPNSGPAKRKKEGGMTEHTTDGMDLVPQPWYGSENMDFPQDSPRYTSPKPGGGLYGDSYFMGDGSTHPADPWSSNGAGGAPLQPGPYGSYGGQQQSQQQVGPTPPLMNSGPTGGGGGIPNTLMGGQPSYPGQAGPGMHGMGSGAIHDPSGMGGYNVALSPAQDHNGPNNLMSSGLPPMSTFRNSATGPMGGPVSQSGVVQAGSGATVQSPSMYSHSPNLGPPPGPGGQTGDALGKALASIYSADQSTSSFSSHPTTPVSSPPPLTSVNQPQWNGPPHPHTHPAGVANTASPLYNERNLHMARRMPEQERLDDAIGILRNHTEATTRMEERLDDAINVLRNHAESVGGGGPQSALPGAGPSPALSHSNGIMAAYPPVLEPLMGGHHPVSSTVGHPSSYGSLGPASLGGSLHDSVNRPMVDGLPTTVKAPPTSSKKRKDPDSSEAKLGLDGRISSLGGASANTPTSSSHGGASKSSKRSRSSAGSDDEDDDDDEGLDPAVKVVKEKERRQANNARERVRVKDINEAFKELGRMCQMHLKIDKTQPKLTVLHQAVDVITQLEQRVRERNLNPKAACLKRREEEKADDGSAKGMQGPPHLGGGGGAGGGGPPPMIPFGSMPSSF; encoded by the exons ATGGCGGCCaacagtgatgatgatggaaatgGTCCTCTTCACCTCTACGAAGTAttccaaaattgttttaacaaaataacGTCAAATAATCTATCCAAGCCag ATAAACCAAATTTTCCTCCTGCATACGCTGGAATGGATAACAGAATG GCCTACGGTCCACCTGCAGCTTATGCATCAGGCACAGCGGGTCCCATGGATGGCTATGGCAACGAAACTCCATACTTCCCTTTTGGACATCCTTCCAGACAAGCCCCCAACTCTGGCCCagcaaagaggaaaaaagaa GGTGGAATGACAGAACACACAACGGATGGAATGGATTTAGTGCCTCAGCCATGG TATGGATCGGAGAATATGGACTTTCCCCAGGACTCTCCGCGGTACACTTCACCCAAGCCTGGAGGTGGGCTCTACGGCGACTCCTATTTTATGG GTGATGGATCGACACATCCAGCAGATCCGTGGTCATCCAACGGAGCCGGAGGCGCTCCCTTACAACCCGGCCCATATGGTAGCTACGGTGGCCAGCAACAATCGCAGCAACAAGTCGGGCCAACTCCACCGCTCATGAACAGTGGGCCCACTGGTGGAGGTGGAGGCATACCCAACACCCTCATGGGAGGACAACCCTCTTACCCTGGACAGG CAGGTCCTGGTATGCACGGAATGGGATCGGGAGCCATTCACGATCCATCGGGAATGGGCGGCTATAACGTCGCTCTGTCGCCAGCCCAGGATCACAACGGCCCCAATAATTTGATGAGCTCTGGTCTTCCACCCATGTCAACGTTTCGCAACTCAGCTACGGGACCCATGGGTGGTCCCGTGTCGCAGTCTGGCGTAGTCCAGGCTGGATCGGGAGCCACGGTCCAATCTCCCTCTATGTACAGCCACAGTCCGAATTTAGGTCCTCCGCCTGGCCCTGGTGGTCAGACAGGCGACGCTCTCGGCAAAGCTCTCGCTTCG aTATATTCCGCTGACCAGAGCACGAGCAGTTTCAGCTCGCATCCCACTACACCCGTCTCATCGCCTCCTCCCTTGACGTCGGTGAACCAGCCACAGTGGAATGGGCCTCCTCATCCGCACACGCATCCAGCCGGAGTAGCCAACACCGCCTCTCCCCTCTACAATGAGCGCAATCTCCACATG GCTCGTCGCATGCCCGAGCAAGAGCGACTGGACGATGCTATTGGCATTCTTAGGAATCACACTGAG GCGACCACTCGGATGGAAGAGAGACTGGACGATGCCATCAACGTGCTCCGGAATCACGCCGAATCGGTAGGCGGTGGTGGGCCGCAATCTGCGTTACCCGGTGCCGGACCTTCACCCGCCTTGTCACATTCCAACGGCATCATGGCCGCCTACCCGCCCGTCCTTGAACCTCTCATG GGCGGACATCATCCGGTCAGCAGCACAGTCGGGCACCCATCGTCTTACGGCAGTTTGGGCCCCGCCTCTCTTGGTGGCTCCCTCCACGATTCCGTGAATCGGCCGATGGTCGACGGCCTGCCTACCACAGTGAAAGCTCCTCCTACAAGTTCAA aaaaacgaaaagatcCAGACAGCAGCGAAGCCAAATTGGGGCTCGACGGACGTATTTCATCGCTGGGCGGAGCTTCAGCCAACACCCCGACCTCGTCAAGCCACGGAGGCGCAAGCAAGAGCAGCAAACGCTCTAGGAG CAGTGCTGGTAGTGATGACGaggatgatgacgacgacgaaggaCTGGATCCTGCCGTCAAAGTTGTCAAGGAAAAGGAGAGGCGGCAAGCCAACAACGCTCGCGAGCG AGTGCGGGTGAAAGACATAAACGAAGCGTTCAAGGAGTTAGGCCGCATGTGTCAAATGCATCTCAAGATTGACAAGACGCAGCCCAAGTTGACGGTGCTTCACCAGGCTGTCGACGTCATCACTCAGCTGGAACAACGTGTTAGAG agaGGAATTTGAATCCGAAGGCGGCTTGCTTGAAACGacgcgaagaagaaaaagcagacgacggaTCGGCCAAGGGAATGCAAGGCCCGCCTCATTTgggcggcggaggaggtgcTGGCGGTGGGGGACCTCCTCCCATGATCCCCTTTGGATCCATGCCATCCTCC ttttga
- the LOC124199612 gene encoding transcription factor 12-like isoform X35, which yields MAANSDDDGNGPLHLYEVFQNCFNKITSNNLSKPDKPNFPPAYAGMDNRMAYGPPAAYASGTAGPMDGYGNETPYFPFGHPSRQAPNSGPAKRKKEGGMTEHTTDGMDLVPQPWYGSENMDFPQDSPRYTSPKPGGGLYGDSYFMGDGSTHPADPWSSNGAGGAPLQPGPYGSYGGQQQSQQQVGPTPPLMNSGPTGGGGGIPNTLMGGQPSYPGQGIFTGPGMHGMGSGAIHDPSGMGGYNVALSPAQDHNGPNNLMSSGLPPMSTFRNSATGPMGGPVSQSGVVQAGSGATVQSPSMYSHSPNLGPPPGPGGQTGDALGKALASIYSADQSTSSFSSHPTTPVSSPPPLTSVNQPQWNGPPHPHTHPAGVANTASPLYNERNLHMATTRMEERLDDAINVLRNHAESVGGGGPQSALPGAGPSPALSHSNGIMAAYPPVLEPLMGGHHPVSSTVGHPSSYGSLGPASLGGSLHDSVNRPMVDGLPTTVKAPPTSSKKRKDPDSSEAKLGLDGRISSLGGASANTPTSSSHGGASKSSKRSRRYSAGSDDEDDDDDEGLDPAVKVVKEKERRQANNARERIRIRDINEALKELGRMCMTHLKSDKPQTKLGILNMAVEVIMQLEQQVRERNLNPKAACLKRREEEKADDGSAKGMQGPPHLGGGGGAGGGGPPPMIPFGSMPSSF from the exons ATGGCGGCCaacagtgatgatgatggaaatgGTCCTCTTCACCTCTACGAAGTAttccaaaattgttttaacaaaataacGTCAAATAATCTATCCAAGCCag ATAAACCAAATTTTCCTCCTGCATACGCTGGAATGGATAACAGAATG GCCTACGGTCCACCTGCAGCTTATGCATCAGGCACAGCGGGTCCCATGGATGGCTATGGCAACGAAACTCCATACTTCCCTTTTGGACATCCTTCCAGACAAGCCCCCAACTCTGGCCCagcaaagaggaaaaaagaa GGTGGAATGACAGAACACACAACGGATGGAATGGATTTAGTGCCTCAGCCATGG TATGGATCGGAGAATATGGACTTTCCCCAGGACTCTCCGCGGTACACTTCACCCAAGCCTGGAGGTGGGCTCTACGGCGACTCCTATTTTATGG GTGATGGATCGACACATCCAGCAGATCCGTGGTCATCCAACGGAGCCGGAGGCGCTCCCTTACAACCCGGCCCATATGGTAGCTACGGTGGCCAGCAACAATCGCAGCAACAAGTCGGGCCAACTCCACCGCTCATGAACAGTGGGCCCACTGGTGGAGGTGGAGGCATACCCAACACCCTCATGGGAGGACAACCCTCTTACCCTGGACAGGGTATATTCA CAGGTCCTGGTATGCACGGAATGGGATCGGGAGCCATTCACGATCCATCGGGAATGGGCGGCTATAACGTCGCTCTGTCGCCAGCCCAGGATCACAACGGCCCCAATAATTTGATGAGCTCTGGTCTTCCACCCATGTCAACGTTTCGCAACTCAGCTACGGGACCCATGGGTGGTCCCGTGTCGCAGTCTGGCGTAGTCCAGGCTGGATCGGGAGCCACGGTCCAATCTCCCTCTATGTACAGCCACAGTCCGAATTTAGGTCCTCCGCCTGGCCCTGGTGGTCAGACAGGCGACGCTCTCGGCAAAGCTCTCGCTTCG aTATATTCCGCTGACCAGAGCACGAGCAGTTTCAGCTCGCATCCCACTACACCCGTCTCATCGCCTCCTCCCTTGACGTCGGTGAACCAGCCACAGTGGAATGGGCCTCCTCATCCGCACACGCATCCAGCCGGAGTAGCCAACACCGCCTCTCCCCTCTACAATGAGCGCAATCTCCACATG GCGACCACTCGGATGGAAGAGAGACTGGACGATGCCATCAACGTGCTCCGGAATCACGCCGAATCGGTAGGCGGTGGTGGGCCGCAATCTGCGTTACCCGGTGCCGGACCTTCACCCGCCTTGTCACATTCCAACGGCATCATGGCCGCCTACCCGCCCGTCCTTGAACCTCTCATG GGCGGACATCATCCGGTCAGCAGCACAGTCGGGCACCCATCGTCTTACGGCAGTTTGGGCCCCGCCTCTCTTGGTGGCTCCCTCCACGATTCCGTGAATCGGCCGATGGTCGACGGCCTGCCTACCACAGTGAAAGCTCCTCCTACAAGTTCAA aaaaacgaaaagatcCAGACAGCAGCGAAGCCAAATTGGGGCTCGACGGACGTATTTCATCGCTGGGCGGAGCTTCAGCCAACACCCCGACCTCGTCAAGCCACGGAGGCGCAAGCAAGAGCAGCAAACGCTCTAGGAGGTA CAGTGCTGGTAGTGATGACGaggatgatgacgacgacgaaggaCTGGATCCTGCCGTCAAAGTTGTCAAGGAAAAGGAGAGGCGGCAAGCCAACAACGCTCGCGAGCG GATCCGAATCCGGGATATCAACGAAGCGCTCAAGGAATTGGGGCGCATGTGCATGACGCATTTGAAGTCGGACAAGCCGCAAACCAAACTGGGCATCCTCAACATGGCCGTTGAGGTCATCATGCAGCTCGAGCAGCAAGTGCGAG agaGGAATTTGAATCCGAAGGCGGCTTGCTTGAAACGacgcgaagaagaaaaagcagacgacggaTCGGCCAAGGGAATGCAAGGCCCGCCTCATTTgggcggcggaggaggtgcTGGCGGTGGGGGACCTCCTCCCATGATCCCCTTTGGATCCATGCCATCCTCC ttttga
- the LOC124199612 gene encoding transcription factor 12-like isoform X36, protein MAANSDDDGNGPLHLYEVFQNCFNKITSNNLSKPDKPNFPPAYAGMDNRMAYGPPAAYASGTAGPMDGYGNETPYFPFGHPSRQAPNSGPAKRKKEGGMTEHTTDGMDLVPQPWYGSENMDFPQDSPRYTSPKPGGGLYGDSYFMGDGSTHPADPWSSNGAGGAPLQPGPYGSYGGQQQSQQQVGPTPPLMNSGPTGGGGGIPNTLMGGQPSYPGQGIFTGPGMHGMGSGAIHDPSGMGGYNVALSPAQDHNGPNNLMSSGLPPMSTFRNSATGPMGGPVSQSGVVQAGSGATVQSPSMYSHSPNLGPPPGPGGQTGDALGKALASIYSADQSTSSFSSHPTTPVSSPPPLTSVNQPQWNGPPHPHTHPAGVANTASPLYNERNLHMATTRMEERLDDAINVLRNHAESVGGGGPQSALPGAGPSPALSHSNGIMAAYPPVLEPLMGGHHPVSSTVGHPSSYGSLGPASLGGSLHDSVNRPMVDGLPTTVKAPPTSSKKRKDPDSSEAKLGLDGRISSLGGASANTPTSSSHGGASKSSKRSRRYAGSDDEDDDDDEGLDPAVKVVKEKERRQANNARERIRIRDINEALKELGRMCMTHLKSDKPQTKLGILNMAVEVIMQLEQQVRERNLNPKAACLKRREEEKADDGSAKGMQGPPHLGGGGGAGGGGPPPMIPFGSMPSSF, encoded by the exons ATGGCGGCCaacagtgatgatgatggaaatgGTCCTCTTCACCTCTACGAAGTAttccaaaattgttttaacaaaataacGTCAAATAATCTATCCAAGCCag ATAAACCAAATTTTCCTCCTGCATACGCTGGAATGGATAACAGAATG GCCTACGGTCCACCTGCAGCTTATGCATCAGGCACAGCGGGTCCCATGGATGGCTATGGCAACGAAACTCCATACTTCCCTTTTGGACATCCTTCCAGACAAGCCCCCAACTCTGGCCCagcaaagaggaaaaaagaa GGTGGAATGACAGAACACACAACGGATGGAATGGATTTAGTGCCTCAGCCATGG TATGGATCGGAGAATATGGACTTTCCCCAGGACTCTCCGCGGTACACTTCACCCAAGCCTGGAGGTGGGCTCTACGGCGACTCCTATTTTATGG GTGATGGATCGACACATCCAGCAGATCCGTGGTCATCCAACGGAGCCGGAGGCGCTCCCTTACAACCCGGCCCATATGGTAGCTACGGTGGCCAGCAACAATCGCAGCAACAAGTCGGGCCAACTCCACCGCTCATGAACAGTGGGCCCACTGGTGGAGGTGGAGGCATACCCAACACCCTCATGGGAGGACAACCCTCTTACCCTGGACAGGGTATATTCA CAGGTCCTGGTATGCACGGAATGGGATCGGGAGCCATTCACGATCCATCGGGAATGGGCGGCTATAACGTCGCTCTGTCGCCAGCCCAGGATCACAACGGCCCCAATAATTTGATGAGCTCTGGTCTTCCACCCATGTCAACGTTTCGCAACTCAGCTACGGGACCCATGGGTGGTCCCGTGTCGCAGTCTGGCGTAGTCCAGGCTGGATCGGGAGCCACGGTCCAATCTCCCTCTATGTACAGCCACAGTCCGAATTTAGGTCCTCCGCCTGGCCCTGGTGGTCAGACAGGCGACGCTCTCGGCAAAGCTCTCGCTTCG aTATATTCCGCTGACCAGAGCACGAGCAGTTTCAGCTCGCATCCCACTACACCCGTCTCATCGCCTCCTCCCTTGACGTCGGTGAACCAGCCACAGTGGAATGGGCCTCCTCATCCGCACACGCATCCAGCCGGAGTAGCCAACACCGCCTCTCCCCTCTACAATGAGCGCAATCTCCACATG GCGACCACTCGGATGGAAGAGAGACTGGACGATGCCATCAACGTGCTCCGGAATCACGCCGAATCGGTAGGCGGTGGTGGGCCGCAATCTGCGTTACCCGGTGCCGGACCTTCACCCGCCTTGTCACATTCCAACGGCATCATGGCCGCCTACCCGCCCGTCCTTGAACCTCTCATG GGCGGACATCATCCGGTCAGCAGCACAGTCGGGCACCCATCGTCTTACGGCAGTTTGGGCCCCGCCTCTCTTGGTGGCTCCCTCCACGATTCCGTGAATCGGCCGATGGTCGACGGCCTGCCTACCACAGTGAAAGCTCCTCCTACAAGTTCAA aaaaacgaaaagatcCAGACAGCAGCGAAGCCAAATTGGGGCTCGACGGACGTATTTCATCGCTGGGCGGAGCTTCAGCCAACACCCCGACCTCGTCAAGCCACGGAGGCGCAAGCAAGAGCAGCAAACGCTCTAGGAGGTA TGCTGGTAGTGATGACGaggatgatgacgacgacgaaggaCTGGATCCTGCCGTCAAAGTTGTCAAGGAAAAGGAGAGGCGGCAAGCCAACAACGCTCGCGAGCG GATCCGAATCCGGGATATCAACGAAGCGCTCAAGGAATTGGGGCGCATGTGCATGACGCATTTGAAGTCGGACAAGCCGCAAACCAAACTGGGCATCCTCAACATGGCCGTTGAGGTCATCATGCAGCTCGAGCAGCAAGTGCGAG agaGGAATTTGAATCCGAAGGCGGCTTGCTTGAAACGacgcgaagaagaaaaagcagacgacggaTCGGCCAAGGGAATGCAAGGCCCGCCTCATTTgggcggcggaggaggtgcTGGCGGTGGGGGACCTCCTCCCATGATCCCCTTTGGATCCATGCCATCCTCC ttttga
- the LOC124199612 gene encoding transcription factor 12-like isoform X50, protein MAANSDDDGNGPLHLYEVFQNCFNKITSNNLSKPDKPNFPPAYAGMDNRMAYGPPAAYASGTAGPMDGYGNETPYFPFGHPSRQAPNSGPAKRKKEGGMTEHTTDGMDLVPQPWYGSENMDFPQDSPRYTSPKPGGGLYGDSYFMGDGSTHPADPWSSNGAGGAPLQPGPYGSYGGQQQSQQQVGPTPPLMNSGPTGGGGGIPNTLMGGQPSYPGQGIFTGPGMHGMGSGAIHDPSGMGGYNVALSPAQDHNGPNNLMSSGLPPMSTFRNSATGPMGGPVSQSGVVQAGSGATVQSPSMYSHSPNLGPPPGPGGQTGDALGKALASSTSSFSSHPTTPVSSPPPLTSVNQPQWNGPPHPHTHPAGVANTASPLYNERNLHMATTRMEERLDDAINVLRNHAESVGGGGPQSALPGAGPSPALSHSNGIMAAYPPVLEPLMGGHHPVSSTVGHPSSYGSLGPASLGGSLHDSVNRPMVDGLPTTVKAPPTSSKKRKDPDSSEAKLGLDGRISSLGGASANTPTSSSHGGASKSSKRSRSAGSDDEDDDDDEGLDPAVKVVKEKERRQANNARERVRVKDINEAFKELGRMCQMHLKIDKTQPKLTVLHQAVDVITQLEQRVRERNLNPKAACLKRREEEKADDGSAKGMQGPPHLGGGGGAGGGGPPPMIPFGSMPSSF, encoded by the exons ATGGCGGCCaacagtgatgatgatggaaatgGTCCTCTTCACCTCTACGAAGTAttccaaaattgttttaacaaaataacGTCAAATAATCTATCCAAGCCag ATAAACCAAATTTTCCTCCTGCATACGCTGGAATGGATAACAGAATG GCCTACGGTCCACCTGCAGCTTATGCATCAGGCACAGCGGGTCCCATGGATGGCTATGGCAACGAAACTCCATACTTCCCTTTTGGACATCCTTCCAGACAAGCCCCCAACTCTGGCCCagcaaagaggaaaaaagaa GGTGGAATGACAGAACACACAACGGATGGAATGGATTTAGTGCCTCAGCCATGG TATGGATCGGAGAATATGGACTTTCCCCAGGACTCTCCGCGGTACACTTCACCCAAGCCTGGAGGTGGGCTCTACGGCGACTCCTATTTTATGG GTGATGGATCGACACATCCAGCAGATCCGTGGTCATCCAACGGAGCCGGAGGCGCTCCCTTACAACCCGGCCCATATGGTAGCTACGGTGGCCAGCAACAATCGCAGCAACAAGTCGGGCCAACTCCACCGCTCATGAACAGTGGGCCCACTGGTGGAGGTGGAGGCATACCCAACACCCTCATGGGAGGACAACCCTCTTACCCTGGACAGGGTATATTCA CAGGTCCTGGTATGCACGGAATGGGATCGGGAGCCATTCACGATCCATCGGGAATGGGCGGCTATAACGTCGCTCTGTCGCCAGCCCAGGATCACAACGGCCCCAATAATTTGATGAGCTCTGGTCTTCCACCCATGTCAACGTTTCGCAACTCAGCTACGGGACCCATGGGTGGTCCCGTGTCGCAGTCTGGCGTAGTCCAGGCTGGATCGGGAGCCACGGTCCAATCTCCCTCTATGTACAGCCACAGTCCGAATTTAGGTCCTCCGCCTGGCCCTGGTGGTCAGACAGGCGACGCTCTCGGCAAAGCTCTCGCTTCG AGCACGAGCAGTTTCAGCTCGCATCCCACTACACCCGTCTCATCGCCTCCTCCCTTGACGTCGGTGAACCAGCCACAGTGGAATGGGCCTCCTCATCCGCACACGCATCCAGCCGGAGTAGCCAACACCGCCTCTCCCCTCTACAATGAGCGCAATCTCCACATG GCGACCACTCGGATGGAAGAGAGACTGGACGATGCCATCAACGTGCTCCGGAATCACGCCGAATCGGTAGGCGGTGGTGGGCCGCAATCTGCGTTACCCGGTGCCGGACCTTCACCCGCCTTGTCACATTCCAACGGCATCATGGCCGCCTACCCGCCCGTCCTTGAACCTCTCATG GGCGGACATCATCCGGTCAGCAGCACAGTCGGGCACCCATCGTCTTACGGCAGTTTGGGCCCCGCCTCTCTTGGTGGCTCCCTCCACGATTCCGTGAATCGGCCGATGGTCGACGGCCTGCCTACCACAGTGAAAGCTCCTCCTACAAGTTCAA aaaaacgaaaagatcCAGACAGCAGCGAAGCCAAATTGGGGCTCGACGGACGTATTTCATCGCTGGGCGGAGCTTCAGCCAACACCCCGACCTCGTCAAGCCACGGAGGCGCAAGCAAGAGCAGCAAACGCTCTAGGAG TGCTGGTAGTGATGACGaggatgatgacgacgacgaaggaCTGGATCCTGCCGTCAAAGTTGTCAAGGAAAAGGAGAGGCGGCAAGCCAACAACGCTCGCGAGCG AGTGCGGGTGAAAGACATAAACGAAGCGTTCAAGGAGTTAGGCCGCATGTGTCAAATGCATCTCAAGATTGACAAGACGCAGCCCAAGTTGACGGTGCTTCACCAGGCTGTCGACGTCATCACTCAGCTGGAACAACGTGTTAGAG agaGGAATTTGAATCCGAAGGCGGCTTGCTTGAAACGacgcgaagaagaaaaagcagacgacggaTCGGCCAAGGGAATGCAAGGCCCGCCTCATTTgggcggcggaggaggtgcTGGCGGTGGGGGACCTCCTCCCATGATCCCCTTTGGATCCATGCCATCCTCC ttttga
- the LOC124199612 gene encoding transcription factor 12-like isoform X37, producing MAANSDDDGNGPLHLYEVFQNCFNKITSNNLSKPDKPNFPPAYAGMDNRMAYGPPAAYASGTAGPMDGYGNETPYFPFGHPSRQAPNSGPAKRKKEGGMTEHTTDGMDLVPQPWYGSENMDFPQDSPRYTSPKPGGGLYGDSYFMGDGSTHPADPWSSNGAGGAPLQPGPYGSYGGQQQSQQQVGPTPPLMNSGPTGGGGGIPNTLMGGQPSYPGQGIFTGPGMHGMGSGAIHDPSGMGGYNVALSPAQDHNGPNNLMSSGLPPMSTFRNSATGPMGGPVSQSGVVQAGSGATVQSPSMYSHSPNLGPPPGPGGQTGDALGKALASIYSADQSTSSFSSHPTTPVSSPPPLTSVNQPQWNGPPHPHTHPAGVANTASPLYNERNLHMATTRMEERLDDAINVLRNHAESVGGGGPQSALPGAGPSPALSHSNGIMAAYPPVLEPLMGGHHPVSSTVGHPSSYGSLGPASLGGSLHDSVNRPMVDGLPTTVKAPPTSSKKRKDPDSSEAKLGLDGRISSLGGASANTPTSSSHGGASKSSKRSRSSAGSDDEDDDDDEGLDPAVKVVKEKERRQANNARERIRIRDINEALKELGRMCMTHLKSDKPQTKLGILNMAVEVIMQLEQQVRERNLNPKAACLKRREEEKADDGSAKGMQGPPHLGGGGGAGGGGPPPMIPFGSMPSSF from the exons ATGGCGGCCaacagtgatgatgatggaaatgGTCCTCTTCACCTCTACGAAGTAttccaaaattgttttaacaaaataacGTCAAATAATCTATCCAAGCCag ATAAACCAAATTTTCCTCCTGCATACGCTGGAATGGATAACAGAATG GCCTACGGTCCACCTGCAGCTTATGCATCAGGCACAGCGGGTCCCATGGATGGCTATGGCAACGAAACTCCATACTTCCCTTTTGGACATCCTTCCAGACAAGCCCCCAACTCTGGCCCagcaaagaggaaaaaagaa GGTGGAATGACAGAACACACAACGGATGGAATGGATTTAGTGCCTCAGCCATGG TATGGATCGGAGAATATGGACTTTCCCCAGGACTCTCCGCGGTACACTTCACCCAAGCCTGGAGGTGGGCTCTACGGCGACTCCTATTTTATGG GTGATGGATCGACACATCCAGCAGATCCGTGGTCATCCAACGGAGCCGGAGGCGCTCCCTTACAACCCGGCCCATATGGTAGCTACGGTGGCCAGCAACAATCGCAGCAACAAGTCGGGCCAACTCCACCGCTCATGAACAGTGGGCCCACTGGTGGAGGTGGAGGCATACCCAACACCCTCATGGGAGGACAACCCTCTTACCCTGGACAGGGTATATTCA CAGGTCCTGGTATGCACGGAATGGGATCGGGAGCCATTCACGATCCATCGGGAATGGGCGGCTATAACGTCGCTCTGTCGCCAGCCCAGGATCACAACGGCCCCAATAATTTGATGAGCTCTGGTCTTCCACCCATGTCAACGTTTCGCAACTCAGCTACGGGACCCATGGGTGGTCCCGTGTCGCAGTCTGGCGTAGTCCAGGCTGGATCGGGAGCCACGGTCCAATCTCCCTCTATGTACAGCCACAGTCCGAATTTAGGTCCTCCGCCTGGCCCTGGTGGTCAGACAGGCGACGCTCTCGGCAAAGCTCTCGCTTCG aTATATTCCGCTGACCAGAGCACGAGCAGTTTCAGCTCGCATCCCACTACACCCGTCTCATCGCCTCCTCCCTTGACGTCGGTGAACCAGCCACAGTGGAATGGGCCTCCTCATCCGCACACGCATCCAGCCGGAGTAGCCAACACCGCCTCTCCCCTCTACAATGAGCGCAATCTCCACATG GCGACCACTCGGATGGAAGAGAGACTGGACGATGCCATCAACGTGCTCCGGAATCACGCCGAATCGGTAGGCGGTGGTGGGCCGCAATCTGCGTTACCCGGTGCCGGACCTTCACCCGCCTTGTCACATTCCAACGGCATCATGGCCGCCTACCCGCCCGTCCTTGAACCTCTCATG GGCGGACATCATCCGGTCAGCAGCACAGTCGGGCACCCATCGTCTTACGGCAGTTTGGGCCCCGCCTCTCTTGGTGGCTCCCTCCACGATTCCGTGAATCGGCCGATGGTCGACGGCCTGCCTACCACAGTGAAAGCTCCTCCTACAAGTTCAA aaaaacgaaaagatcCAGACAGCAGCGAAGCCAAATTGGGGCTCGACGGACGTATTTCATCGCTGGGCGGAGCTTCAGCCAACACCCCGACCTCGTCAAGCCACGGAGGCGCAAGCAAGAGCAGCAAACGCTCTAGGAG CAGTGCTGGTAGTGATGACGaggatgatgacgacgacgaaggaCTGGATCCTGCCGTCAAAGTTGTCAAGGAAAAGGAGAGGCGGCAAGCCAACAACGCTCGCGAGCG GATCCGAATCCGGGATATCAACGAAGCGCTCAAGGAATTGGGGCGCATGTGCATGACGCATTTGAAGTCGGACAAGCCGCAAACCAAACTGGGCATCCTCAACATGGCCGTTGAGGTCATCATGCAGCTCGAGCAGCAAGTGCGAG agaGGAATTTGAATCCGAAGGCGGCTTGCTTGAAACGacgcgaagaagaaaaagcagacgacggaTCGGCCAAGGGAATGCAAGGCCCGCCTCATTTgggcggcggaggaggtgcTGGCGGTGGGGGACCTCCTCCCATGATCCCCTTTGGATCCATGCCATCCTCC ttttga